The Ferviditalea candida nucleotide sequence TTTCCGCAAACCACTGCTTCATCGGATTATTGCCGAACTGATCCATCCGGTCCTTGGAAAGAATGCCTGTCCGGTCGATTCCGACGATTTCCTTGACGCCGGCGGCGAGCAGAATTTTACTGCAGGCAATCCCTGCCGCGCCTACTCCGGCAACGACGATTTTAACATCCTTGAGCGTTTTGCCGGCCAGCTTCAGGGCGTTGATCAACCCCGCATACATGACGACTGCCGTACCATGCTGGTCGTCGTGGAAAACCGGAATATCCAATTCCTCACGCAGCCGTTCTTCAATTTCAAAACAGCGCGGGGAGGAAATATCCTCCAGATTGATCCCGCCAAAGGCAGTTGCAATATCTTTTACTGTACGGATGATTTCTTCCGTATCCTGCGTCTCCAGACAGATCGGAAAGGCGTCGACATTGGCAAATTGCTTGAACAGCACCGCTTTTCCTTCCATAACCGGCATGGCTGCGCGGGCACCGATATTCCCGAGACCCAGCACTGCGCTCCCGTCGGATACGACAGCTACCGTATTTCTTTTGATGGTCAAATTGAACGCCTTTTCCGGATCCTCATGAATCGCCATGCAAACCCTTGCAACATCAGGCGTGTAAACACGGGACAAGTCGTCACGGTTTTGAATCGGGGTCTTCGGCACCATGGACAGCTTGCCGCCCAGATGAAGCAAGAAGGTGCGATCGGAAACATGCACCAATCTCACATCGGACATTTGGCCAATGACCTCGATAATTTTGTCGACATCCCCTGCATCTTCCACATTTACGGTTAAATCTCGGGTAATCGTATCCTTGCTGGAGCCAGCAAAGTCCATGCCGACGATGTTGCCCCCGGCTTTCGCAATCATGGTTGCGACTTCTCCGAACTTGATCCGGTCGGTACTCATTTCCAAACGCAGAATCACATTTTTACCGCCCAGATATCCAGTTGGATTTGAATCCATTTCCATCCACATCCTCGAATAAGAATAATTACCGCTGAATTTACAACCATGATTTCATTGTACCTAAGAATATATAATATCTC carries:
- a CDS encoding NAD-dependent malic enzyme, with product MDSNPTGYLGGKNVILRLEMSTDRIKFGEVATMIAKAGGNIVGMDFAGSSKDTITRDLTVNVEDAGDVDKIIEVIGQMSDVRLVHVSDRTFLLHLGGKLSMVPKTPIQNRDDLSRVYTPDVARVCMAIHEDPEKAFNLTIKRNTVAVVSDGSAVLGLGNIGARAAMPVMEGKAVLFKQFANVDAFPICLETQDTEEIIRTVKDIATAFGGINLEDISSPRCFEIEERLREELDIPVFHDDQHGTAVVMYAGLINALKLAGKTLKDVKIVVAGVGAAGIACSKILLAAGVKEIVGIDRTGILSKDRMDQFGNNPMKQWFAENTNQRGINGSIKDALKGADVFIGLSSGGIISREDVLTMAPNPIVFAMANPTPEIAPEQIEDIAAVVATGRSDYPNQINNVLCFPGIFRGALDCRASTINEEMKLASAEAIASIVGEDELNKHYIIPSVFNKRVVEVVRDRVIRAAIETGVARKIPREYR